The stretch of DNA ACTGTCTCGGCCTGTTCTGCCCCATGCCGATCGTCAAGACGCGTGAGGCGATCAAGACGATGACGGCCGGCCAGGTTCTGGAGATGCTCTCCGACGACCCCGCCAGCGACGCCGACATGAAGAGTTGGGCCAG from Candidatus Methylomirabilota bacterium encodes:
- a CDS encoding sulfurtransferase TusA family protein; the encoded protein is MQTEIQADRVLDCLGLFCPMPIVKTREAIKTMTAGQVLEMLSDDPASDADMKSWARRTGNELVAVTKDGPIYRFLVRKTG